Proteins encoded within one genomic window of Panicum virgatum strain AP13 chromosome 1N, P.virgatum_v5, whole genome shotgun sequence:
- the LOC120656125 gene encoding zealexin A1 synthase-like — protein sequence MEDKLLLAVAAAVVLIVLSWRLIIRPSLAAKPKLNLPPGPWMLPVIGSLHHLVSSPLLFRVLRGLAKKHGPLMTLRFGEVPALVASSMEAAQAILKVNDTRFADRFAPATSATITYGATNLILSPYGERWRQLRKIVVQEMLTTTRVQSFKHIRQEEVARFLQGMAAAAANGTAVDFSTAVSKLVNDTFLRECVGSRCKYQDEFLDAVHTASQLASGITIADLYPSSRIMQMLGTAPRKGLACRQRIDRILRQIIQEAKEAMECDDKTAHESFVSLLLRLQKDGSMPIPLTNETIIALMFDMLAAGSDTSSTILNWAMTELIRSPTAMARAQAEVRQAFKGKSIITDDDMAKSGISYLKLVFKETLRLHPTSPLLIPRQCRETCQVMGYDIPKGTAVFVNVWAIGRDPSYWEDAEDFKPERFETNNLDFRGTNFEFIPFGAGRRMCPGINLGLANIELALASLLYHFDWKLPKGMEPKDVDMREVVGMVASKETSLTVHPITFIPPAVV from the exons ATGGAGGACAAGctgctcctcgccgtcgccgccgccgtggtgctCATCGTCCTCTCCTGGAGGCTCATCATCAGGCCTTCCCTCGCCGCCAAGCCGAAGCTCAACCTGCCTCCCGGCCCGTGGATGCTGCCGGTGATTGGCAGCCTCCACCACCTCGTCAGCAGCCCGCTGCTCTTCCGGGTCCTGCGCGGGCTCGCCAAGAAGCACGGCCCCCTCATGACGCTCCGTTTCGGCGAGGTGCCCGCGCTGGTGGCATCGTCGATGGAGGCCGCGCAGGCGATCCTGAAGGTGAACGACACCCGCTTCGCCGACCGGTTCGCCCCGGCCACCAGCGCGACGATCACCTACGGGGCCACCAACCTGATACTCTCGCCCTACGGCGAGCGGTGGCGCCAGCTCCGCAAGATCGTCGTGCAGGAGATGCTCACCACCACCCGGGTGCAGTCCTTCAAGCACATCCGccaggaggaggtggcgcggttTCTGCAGGGcatggccgcggccgccgccaacgGCACCGCGGTGGACTTCTCCACGGCTGTCTCCAAGCTCGTCAATGACACCTTCCTGAGGGAGTGCGTCGGCAGCCGGTGCAAGTACCAGGACGAGTTCCTCGATGCCGTCCACACGGCGTCTCAACTGGCGTCGGGGATAACCATCGCCGACCTCTACCCGTCTTCCAGGATCATGCAGATGCTCGGCACGGCGCCACGCAAGGGTCTCGCGTGCCGCCAAAGGATCGATCGCATACTCAGGCAGATCATCCAGGAGGCCAAGGAAGCCATGGAGTGCGACGACAAGACAGCCCATGAGAGCTTCGTTAGCCTGCTGCTCAGGCTCCAGAAGGACGGAAGCATGCCCATCCCGCTCACAAACGAAACCATCATTGCTCTCATGTTT GACATGTTAGCTGCGGGCAGCGACACCTCCTCGACCATACTGAACTGGGCCATGACAGAGCTGATCCGGTCGCCAACTGCGATGGCCAGGGCACAGGCTGAGGTGCGACAAGCCTTCAAAGGGAAGAGCATCATCACCGATGATGACATGGCCAAGTCAGGGATCAGCTACCTCAAGCTAGTGTTCAAAGAAACCCTAAGGCTGCATCCTACTTCACCACTCCTTATCCCACGTCAGTGTCGAGAGACCTGCCAGGTCATGGGTTACGATATCCCCAAGGGTACGGCCGTGTTTGTGAACGTATGGGCAATTGGTAGGGACCCTTCGTACTGGGAGGATGCCGAAGACTTTAAACCAGAACGGTTTGAGACTAATAACCTAGATTTTCGAGGGACAAATTTTGAGTTCATCCCATTTGGTGCTGGCCGTCGTATGTGTCCAGGTATTAACCTTGGGCTGGCCAACATAGAGCTCGCACTAGCAAGCCTTCTCTACCACTTTGATTGGAAACTTCCTAAGGGCATGGAGCCTAAGGATGTCGACATGAGGGAGGTTGTAGGAATGGTTGCAAGTAAGGAAACTAGCCTTACTGTGCACCCAATTACTTTCATTCCTCCAGCGGTGGTGTAA
- the LOC120656124 gene encoding uncharacterized protein LOC120656124 — MGDAEPRRRLRWWRGLGRRHRRRRLPVVRLGGGRGRGILRRLRLRWLTARWVRRVARRLAAIYLAALAGPPAPPGAASSTCPPWLGLEPCFATPFVASTRPCW, encoded by the coding sequence ATGGGGGACGCCGAGCCGAGGCGCCGGCTGCGGTGGTGGCGCGGTCTCgggcgccggcaccggcgccggaggCTCCCGGTCGTccggctcggcggcgggcgcgggcgggggATCCTGCGGAGGCTCCGGCTGCGCTGGCTGACGGCGCGGTGGGTCCGGCGCGTGGCGCGCAGGCTGGCCGCGATCTAcctggcggcgctggcgggcccgcccgcgccgcccggcgcgGCGTCGTCGACCTGCCCGCCGTGGCTCGGCCTGGAGCCGTGCTTCGCCACGCCCTTCGTGGCGAGCACGAGGCCGTGCTGGTGA